One Clupea harengus chromosome 3, Ch_v2.0.2, whole genome shotgun sequence DNA window includes the following coding sequences:
- the tspan33b gene encoding tetraspanin-33b, with translation MDRELNLNRAETFSFINPWIRYFLFFFSFLFWVFSLLIVAMGVYAKVQKATDTVRDTFLIDPAVILMVVGVVMFFITFCGCIGALRENIRLLKIFSLSLTLVFLTQLAIAVLGFFYSDQTRDALGKFVKKAIVHYRDDLDLQNLMDYIQKEFTCCGWNNYTDWSWNLYFNCTHGNPSTERCGVPYSCCTPVPGEAVINTMCGFGVQTQNYLEATKSVYAVGCADQAVQWIESHLLLVGTLALGFALPQIAGIVLSQILISQIQSEISSMM, from the exons ATGGACCGGGAGCTGAACCTGAACCGGGCCGAGACCTTCTCCTTCATCAACCCCTGGATCCGAtactttctcttcttcttcagctTCTTGTTCTGG GTGTTCTCCCTGCTGATCGTGGCTATGGGGGTCTATGCTAAAGTGCAGAAAGCAACAG ACACCGTACGAGACACATTCCTCATCGACCCGGCTGTCATCctgatggtggtgggggtggtgatgTTCTTCATCACTTTCTGCGGCTGCATCGGAGCGCTGCGTGAGAACATTCGCCTCCTGAAGATC ttcTCGCTCAGTCTTACTCTGGTTTTTCTCACTCAGTTGGCCATAGCTGTGCTCGGCTTTTTCTACTCAGACCAG ACTAGGGATGCGCTTGGAAAGTTTGTGAAGAAAGCCATTGTCCACTACAGAGATGACCTTGACCTACAGAACCTCATGGACTACATACAGAAAGAG TTCACATGCTGTGGCTGGAACAACTACACTGACTGGTCCTGGAACCTGTATTTTAACTGTACCCATGGCAACCCCAGCACTGAGCGGTGTGGAGTCCCCTACTCCTGCTGTACCCCTGTGCCGGGAGAG GCAGTGATCAACACCATGTGTGGCTTTGGGGTGCAGACGCAGAACTACCTGGAGGCGACCAAGTCTGTGTATGCGGTGGGCTGTGCTGACCAAGCGGTCCAGTGGATCGAGTCTCATCTTTTGCTGGTGGGGACCCTGGCCCTGGGATTCGCCCTGCCACAg ATCGCAGGAATTGTGCTTTCCCAGATCCTCATCTCTCAAATCCAGAGTGAGATCAGCTCAATGATGTGA